The following coding sequences lie in one Lolium perenne isolate Kyuss_39 chromosome 2, Kyuss_2.0, whole genome shotgun sequence genomic window:
- the LOC127328279 gene encoding subtilisin-like protease has protein sequence MASFPNFLPPLVLLATLFSTPALCYINPSTASPQQNVAEPSAYRTYIVLVEPPPSDAGEDAHRRWHESFLPSLHAGESIESRLLHSYTEVFSGFTARLTKAELDSMAKKPGFLRAFPDRKLQLMTTHTPAFLGLRNGTGFWSEARYGKGVIVGLLDTGIHAAHPSFDDHGIPPPPPRWKGSCKAARCNNKLIGAKSFVGDDSGDEVGHGTHTSSTAIGNFVPGTYHGVGTGTAAGIAPGAHIAMYKVCADNQCDESAILAGLDAATKDGVDVLSISLGANTATRFDQDPMTIGAFGAVSKGVVVVCSAGNNGPTPASITNDAPWMLTVAAGTVDRSFGAEVRLGNGKSIHGEALTQKAKTRSKLYPLLFSDARPFCEFDITSVAGKIIVCEATDEDVEKYEVYNLIDAGAAGVVLFNDDISGYTTLLRDYNSTMVQVTAADGAILKSYAASSETGALAAFNYNNTLLGIRPAPVVSWFSSRGPSFITPGVLKPDILAPGLNILAAWPPKTDSASGPFNIISGTSMATPHISGVAALLKSIHPSWSPAAIKSAILTTSDMVNSTGGSILDEHYTKASVYDTGAGHVNVTRAADPGLVYDLGITDYAGYICWLLGKDGLATIVRNSSLSCTKLPKIEDVHLNYPTITVPMTSTPFTVNRTVTNVGPTKSTYTAKVDAPKSLVVRVFPETLAFSKPGEKKTFSVIVSSRIGKELFLEGSLRWVSERHVVRSPIVVAAAAAGRSLVKNIT, from the coding sequence ATGGCGTCGTTTCCCAATTTCCTACCGCCCCTTGTCTTGCTAGCCACCCTTTTCTCTACACCTGCACTATGCTACATCAATCCATCCACCGCAAGCCCTCAACAGAATGTCGCAGAACCCTCTGCCTATCGCACTTACATAGTGCTTGTCGAGCCACCTCCCTCGGATGCCGGGGAAGATGCTCACCGTAGGTGGCACGAGTCTTTCTTGCCAAGCTTGCATGCCGGTGAATCCATCGAGTCCCGGCTTCTCCACTCCTACACCGAAGTGTTCAGTGGCTTCACCGCGAGGCTCACTAAGGCTGAGCTAGATTCAATGGCCAAGAAGCCAGGGTTCCTACGTGCGTTCCCAGATCGAAAGCTGCAACTCATGACCACGCACACCCCGGCGTTCCTCGGGCTCAGGAACGGCACTGGGTTCTGGAGCGAAGCTCGCTACGGGAAGGGAGTCATCGTCGGGTTGCTCGACACTGGCATCCATGCGGCACACCCTTCCTTTGATGACCATGGAATCCCGCCGCCCCCGCCAAGGTGGAAGGGCTCGTGCAAGGCGGCCCGCTGCAACAACAAGCTCATCGGTGCCAAGTCGTTTGTCGGAGATGACTCTGGCGACGAGGTGGGACATGGAACACACACCTCATCCACGGCCATCGGGAACTTCGTCCCTGGCACGTACCATGGTGTTGGCACGGGTACAGCAGCTGGAATAGCTCCTGGCGCCCATATCGCCATGTACAAGGTATGCGCCGACAATCAGTGTGATGAATCCGCCATACTAGCTGGGTTGGATGCGGCAACCAAGGATGGGGTGGATGTGCTCTCGATTTCGCTCGGTGCAAACACAGCCACAAGATTTGATCAGGACCCCATGACCATCGGCGCTTTTGGCGCCGTATCCAAGGGCGTCGTCGTTGTGTGCTCGGCCGGGAATAACGGTCCCACGCCAGCCTCGATCACAAACGACGCGCCATGGATGCTCACTGTCGCTGCTGGCACAGTGGACAGGAGCTTTGGAGCCGAGGTGCGTCTCGGCAATGGCAAGAGCATCCACGGGGAAGCGCTTACCCAGAAAGCAAAGACGAGGTCAAAGTTGTACCCTCTCCTCTTCTCCGATGCGCGTCCGTTCTGTGAATTCGATATAACTTCCGTCGCCGGTAAGATCATTGTTTGTGAGGCCACGGATGAGGATGTTGAGAAGTATGAAGTCTACAACTTAATCGATGCCGGCGCAGCTGGTGTGGTGTTGTTCAATGATGACATCAGTGGCTACACCACACTTCTTCGGGATTACAACTCCACCATGGTGCAGGTAACCGCGGCCGATGGCGCCATCCTCAAATCTTATGCGGCATCATCAGAGACAGGAGCTCTGGCTGCATTCAACTACAACAACACATTGCTTGGCATCCGTCCAGCCCCCGTCGTGTCATGGTTCTCTTCGCGGGGTCCAAGCTTCATTACTCCTGGCGTTCTCAAGCCGGACATATTAGCGCCAGGGCTCAACATCCTAGCCGCATGGCCACCAAAGACGGACTCTGCATCAGGGCCTTTCAACATCATATCCGGCACATCCATGGCCACGCCGCACATCAGCGGCGTTGCAGCGCTTCTGAAGAGCATTCATCCCAGCTGGTCACCAGCCGCTATCAAGTCCGCCATCTTGACAACATCGGACATGGTAAATAGCACTGGTGGCTCCATCTTGGATGAGCATTACACCAAAGCTAGTGTGTATGACACAGGTGCAGGCCATGTGAATGTCACAAGAGCCGCAGACCCTGGTCTGGTATACGACCTTGGCATCACTGACTATGCGGGCTATATTTGCTGGCTCCTTGGAAAGGATGGCTTGGCAACCATCGTTCGCAACTCAAGCCTGAGTTGCACGAAGCTACCAAAGATCGAGGATGTGCATCTTAACTACCCGACCATTACCGTGCCGATGACATCAACACCTTTTACCGTGAACCGGACTGTGACGAATGTTGGGCCAACAAAATCGACATACACGGCAAAGGTGGATGCGCCCAAATCACTGGTGGTGCGCGTCTTTCCGGAGACACTCGCGTTCTCCAAGCCCGGAGAGAAGAAAACATTTAGCGTGATAGTGAGCAGCCGCATAGGTAAAGAACTATTCCTCGAGGGAAGCCTAAGATGGGTATCGGAGAGGCATGTCGTGCGGAGCCCCATTGTCGTAGCCGCTGCAGCGGCTGGTCGTTCTTTAGTAAAAAATATCACATAA